A DNA window from Lutra lutra chromosome 8, mLutLut1.2, whole genome shotgun sequence contains the following coding sequences:
- the RHEBL1 gene encoding GTPase RhebL1 isoform X2 has translation MIWIQLPLLPTGKTSLAHQFVEGEFLEGYDPTVENTYSKIVTLGKDEFHLHLVDTAGQDEYSILPYSFIIGVHGYVLVYSVTSLHSFQVIESLYQKLHEGHGKTRLPVVLVGNKADLSPDREVQAVEGKKLAESWGATFMESSARENQVLGLKIMGKIRLTRGIFTKVIQEIARVENSYGQERRCQLM, from the exons GCACATCAGTTTGTGGAGGGCGAGTTCCTGGAAGGCTATGATCCTACAGTGGAGAACA cttacaGCAAGATAGTGACTCTTGGCAAAGATGAGTTTCACCTACACCTGGTGGACACAGCAGGGCAG GATGAGTACAGCATTCTGCCCTATTCATTCATCATTGGGGTCCATGGTTATGTGCTTGTGTATTCTGTCACCTCTCTGCATAG CTTCCAAGTCATTGAGAGTCTGTACCAAAAGCTACATGAAGGCCATGGCAAAACTCG GCTGCCGGTGGTGCTAGTGGGGAACAAGGCAGATCTCTCTCCAGACAG GGAGGTCCAGGCAGTTGAAGGGAAGAAGctggcagagtcctggggtgcgACGTTTATGGAGTCATCTGCTCGAGAGAACCAGGTGCTTGGCCTGAAGATTATGGGCAAAATCAGG CTGACTCGAGGCATCTTCACCAAAGTCATCCAGGAGATTGCCCGGGTGGAGAATTCCTATGGGCAAGAGCGCCGCTGCCAGCTCATGTGA